The Nitrospira sp. genome contains a region encoding:
- a CDS encoding sensor histidine kinase: MPVPRVRTGAFAAGIAALILGLLIFHLPTEVAKSFLSLFPQPISTTFEMEHLMSAARENATALTPQALDEPSWKPLVTRVFSMALIGLPIWYLLQRREREEELQRRDEGWAARLHARSEELMAVNNALVSEVSKRIDTEQSLEANRRDLHVLASQLLRLQEDERRRISRDLHDDINQRLALLSIDIEMLEQQLSHASDGTVRTVHAIQTRIVELSEDVRRLAYQFHPSILDDLGLSIALRRLVDDFQARTGLNARFVCKDIPKHLAQDVVTCFYRLAQEALANISRHARANNVQVELRRLRDGLQLLVSDDGVGFDVNRDEGRRGSLGLLSMRERVSLVAGTFDIQSTPGEGTRVCAWVPLKQERA, translated from the coding sequence ATGCCTGTCCCGCGCGTTAGAACGGGGGCGTTTGCCGCCGGTATCGCCGCATTGATCCTTGGATTGCTTATCTTCCATCTTCCCACCGAAGTTGCGAAATCTTTTCTCTCGTTATTTCCTCAACCGATATCGACAACGTTTGAGATGGAACACCTCATGTCGGCGGCACGGGAAAATGCCACCGCCCTCACGCCTCAGGCTTTGGATGAACCGTCGTGGAAGCCCTTGGTGACTCGAGTCTTCAGCATGGCGTTGATCGGGCTGCCCATTTGGTACCTTTTACAACGTCGTGAACGCGAAGAGGAACTCCAACGACGCGATGAAGGCTGGGCGGCGCGCCTGCACGCGCGCAGTGAAGAGCTGATGGCCGTCAACAACGCCCTTGTCAGCGAGGTATCGAAGCGAATTGATACCGAACAATCGCTCGAAGCCAACCGGCGGGACCTTCACGTGCTTGCCTCGCAGCTTCTTCGCCTACAGGAGGACGAGCGACGGCGAATTTCGCGCGATCTGCATGACGACATCAATCAACGGTTGGCGCTCTTGTCGATCGACATCGAAATGTTGGAACAGCAGCTCTCGCACGCTTCCGACGGGACCGTCAGAACGGTGCACGCCATTCAGACCCGCATTGTCGAGCTTTCCGAAGATGTTCGCCGCCTGGCGTATCAGTTTCACCCATCCATTCTTGACGATCTTGGTTTATCCATTGCGCTCCGACGCCTCGTGGATGATTTTCAGGCCCGTACCGGGCTTAACGCCCGGTTCGTCTGCAAAGACATACCGAAACACTTGGCGCAGGACGTTGTCACCTGTTTCTACCGCTTGGCGCAAGAAGCCTTGGCGAACATTTCCCGTCATGCCAGGGCGAACAATGTTCAGGTTGAGCTTCGGCGATTGCGAGACGGCCTTCAGCTTCTGGTGAGTGATGATGGCGTGGGATTTGACGTGAATCGTGATGAAGGCCGACGAGGAAGTCTCGGCCTATTGAGTATGAGGGAACGCGTATCCTTAGTTGCCGGAACCTTCGATATCCAATCGACACCGGGCGAGGGAACACGTGTCTGTGCGTGGGTGCCGTTGAAACAGGAGCGTGCATGA
- a CDS encoding methane monooxygenase/ammonia monooxygenase subunit C: protein MASPQATADKGYDISQWYDSKPVKLGWLAILGIGVFWVLYQRAFGYSHGLDSMTPEFDSVWMGLWRFNILANAVFFAVTIGWIWVTRDRNLANLDHKLELKRYFYWMGWLVCYIWGVYYAGSYTLEQDAAWHQVIIRDTSFTASHIVAFYGTFPLYITCGVASYLYAQTRLPLYAQATSFPLVAAVVGPMFILPNVGLNEWGHAFWFVDELFSAPLHWGFVTLGWCGLFGAAGGVAAQIVSRMSNLADVIWNNAPKSILDPFPSQVGPGHKTVY, encoded by the coding sequence ATGGCATCACCTCAAGCAACTGCTGACAAAGGGTATGACATATCGCAGTGGTATGACTCGAAGCCGGTGAAGTTGGGCTGGCTGGCGATCCTGGGGATCGGGGTGTTTTGGGTGCTGTATCAACGGGCCTTCGGGTACTCGCACGGGTTAGACTCCATGACCCCGGAGTTCGATTCGGTGTGGATGGGGCTGTGGCGCTTTAACATTTTAGCGAACGCCGTGTTCTTTGCCGTGACGATCGGCTGGATTTGGGTGACGCGGGACCGGAACCTGGCGAACCTGGACCACAAGCTGGAGCTGAAGCGGTACTTTTACTGGATGGGGTGGCTGGTGTGCTACATCTGGGGCGTGTACTACGCGGGCAGCTATACGCTGGAGCAAGATGCGGCGTGGCACCAAGTGATCATCCGGGACACGAGCTTCACGGCGAGCCACATTGTGGCGTTCTACGGGACGTTCCCGTTGTACATCACGTGCGGGGTGGCGAGCTACCTGTATGCGCAGACGCGGTTGCCGCTGTACGCGCAGGCGACGTCGTTCCCGCTCGTGGCGGCGGTGGTGGGGCCGATGTTCATCCTGCCGAACGTGGGGTTGAACGAGTGGGGGCATGCGTTCTGGTTCGTCGATGAATTGTTCTCGGCCCCGTTGCACTGGGGCTTTGTGACGTTGGGGTGGTGCGGGTTGTTCGGGGCAGCGGGCGGGGTGGCGGCGCAGATCGTGAGCCGGATGTCGAATCTGGCGGACGTGATCTGGAACAACGCGCCGAAGAGCATCCTGGATCCGTTCCCCAGCCAAGTGGGCCCCGGGCACAAGACCGTGTACTGA
- a CDS encoding methane monooxygenase/ammonia monooxygenase subunit A — MFRTDEIIKASKLPPEGVAMSRHIDYIYFIPILFVTIVGTFHMHFDLLAGDWDFWIDWKDRQWWPIVTPVTAITFCAALQYYNWVNYRQPFGATITILALLAGKWVTIVAAWWWWSNYPYNFVMPSTLLPSALVLDIVLLLTRNWTLTAVIGAWLFAALFYPTNWAIFAYSHTPLVIDGTLLSWADYMGFAYVRTGTPEYIRMIEVGSLRTFGGHSTMISSFFAAFASSLMYILWWQFGKFFCTSYFYLTDDRQRTTKVYDVFAYATLANQDKAKVGGKA; from the coding sequence ATGTTTAGAACCGATGAGATTATTAAGGCCTCGAAGTTGCCGCCGGAAGGCGTGGCGATGTCCAGGCACATCGACTACATTTATTTCATTCCGATCTTGTTTGTGACCATCGTGGGCACGTTCCACATGCACTTCGACCTGCTGGCGGGGGACTGGGATTTCTGGATTGATTGGAAGGATCGGCAGTGGTGGCCGATCGTGACGCCCGTCACCGCGATTACCTTTTGTGCGGCCCTGCAATATTACAATTGGGTGAACTATCGGCAGCCCTTTGGGGCGACGATCACGATTCTGGCGCTGCTGGCCGGGAAGTGGGTGACGATCGTGGCCGCCTGGTGGTGGTGGTCGAACTATCCGTATAACTTCGTGATGCCGTCCACCCTGCTGCCGAGCGCGCTGGTGCTGGACATCGTCTTGTTGTTGACCCGGAACTGGACGTTGACGGCGGTGATCGGGGCGTGGCTGTTTGCCGCGTTGTTCTATCCGACCAACTGGGCCATCTTCGCCTATAGCCATACGCCGCTCGTCATCGACGGCACCTTGCTGTCGTGGGCGGACTACATGGGCTTTGCGTATGTCCGGACCGGGACGCCGGAGTACATTCGGATGATCGAAGTGGGCTCGCTGCGGACGTTCGGCGGGCACAGCACGATGATCTCCTCGTTCTTCGCGGCCTTCGCGTCGTCGTTGATGTACATCCTGTGGTGGCAGTTCGGGAAGTTCTTCTGCACGTCCTACTTCTACCTGACGGATGACCGGCAGCGGACGACCAAAGTGTACGATGTGTTCGCGTACGCCACGTTGGCGAACCAGGACAAGGCCAAAGTCGGAGGGAAAGCATGA
- a CDS encoding ATP-dependent metallopeptidase FtsH/Yme1/Tma family protein gives MVVGLSMVFLLNLWNMPTRVSEEEIIFSDFMAKLDQGDIEKVIIKGHHISGVLKDSSRLRTYAADYPDLVQVLREKHVQIEVKPLDESPWYVQFLMTWGPFVLFLGLLLFFMRRMQVGKEALSLGKSKARMQTDERKKVTFSDVAGIDEAKEEVQETVEFLKDPRRFQKLGGRIPKGVLVVGPPGTGKTLLAKAIAGEAGVPFFSISGSDFVEMFVGVGASRVRDMFEQAKKHAPCIIFIDEIDAVGRSRGAGLGGGNDEREQTLNQLLVEMDGFDTTEGVILVAATNRPDVLDPALLRPGRFDRQVVVNQPDLRGRAQILNVHTKKVPVAADVELEKIARGTPGFSGADLENLVNEAALWAARQNKNEVGAVDFETAKDKIMMGAERKSMMLTDEEKRVTAYHEAGHALMAKLLPGTDPVHKVSIIPRGRALGVTMQLPTDDRHNYSKEFLRDRLAILMGGRVAEELVFKHVTTGAGNDLERATDLARKMVCEWGMSEKLGPLTFGQKEESMFLGRSFGGRRDVSSEMALEIDLEIKRLVTESYERAKQVLTEQMVSLKALAAALLEKESLDGSEIDRIILQSSPVASA, from the coding sequence ATGGTGGTAGGCCTGTCCATGGTATTTCTTCTCAACCTATGGAACATGCCGACGCGCGTGTCAGAGGAAGAAATTATTTTTAGCGATTTCATGGCGAAGCTCGACCAGGGCGACATCGAGAAGGTCATCATCAAGGGACATCATATCAGCGGCGTATTAAAAGATAGTTCCCGGCTCCGAACCTACGCGGCGGACTATCCCGATCTCGTCCAGGTGCTGCGAGAGAAGCATGTTCAGATCGAGGTCAAACCGCTCGACGAAAGCCCGTGGTACGTCCAATTTCTGATGACCTGGGGACCGTTCGTGCTCTTTCTGGGTCTGTTGTTGTTCTTCATGCGCCGGATGCAGGTTGGGAAGGAAGCTCTGTCCCTCGGGAAAAGCAAAGCCCGCATGCAGACGGATGAGCGGAAAAAGGTGACGTTTTCCGATGTGGCGGGAATTGATGAAGCGAAAGAAGAAGTACAGGAAACGGTTGAATTTCTGAAAGACCCTCGAAGATTCCAGAAACTCGGCGGACGCATTCCTAAGGGTGTGTTGGTCGTAGGCCCGCCGGGAACCGGGAAAACATTGTTGGCTAAAGCGATTGCCGGTGAGGCGGGAGTCCCCTTCTTCAGCATCAGCGGTTCGGATTTTGTGGAAATGTTCGTGGGGGTCGGGGCCTCTCGCGTTCGGGACATGTTCGAACAAGCGAAAAAGCATGCCCCCTGTATCATTTTTATCGACGAGATCGACGCCGTCGGACGGTCACGGGGGGCGGGGCTTGGCGGCGGAAACGATGAACGTGAGCAAACGCTCAATCAGTTGCTGGTCGAAATGGACGGATTCGATACGACGGAAGGTGTCATCCTGGTCGCAGCCACCAATCGGCCGGATGTGCTCGACCCGGCCTTGCTGAGGCCAGGTCGGTTCGACAGGCAAGTGGTGGTGAATCAGCCTGACCTCCGAGGCCGTGCGCAGATTCTGAACGTGCACACGAAGAAAGTGCCGGTTGCAGCCGATGTAGAACTGGAGAAGATCGCTCGAGGAACTCCCGGTTTCTCAGGCGCCGACTTGGAAAACTTGGTCAACGAGGCTGCGCTTTGGGCTGCTCGTCAGAACAAGAACGAAGTCGGGGCCGTAGACTTCGAAACGGCGAAAGACAAGATCATGATGGGCGCAGAGCGCAAGAGCATGATGCTTACAGACGAGGAAAAACGAGTCACCGCCTATCACGAGGCGGGCCATGCCTTGATGGCCAAACTGCTGCCGGGCACCGATCCAGTTCACAAAGTGTCCATCATTCCAAGAGGCCGCGCATTGGGTGTGACCATGCAGTTGCCGACCGACGATCGCCACAATTACTCCAAAGAGTTTTTGCGCGATAGGCTGGCGATTCTCATGGGCGGTCGAGTCGCGGAAGAACTGGTATTCAAACACGTCACAACCGGAGCCGGCAACGATCTGGAGCGTGCAACTGATCTCGCGCGCAAGATGGTCTGCGAATGGGGCATGAGCGAAAAGCTGGGGCCGCTGACGTTCGGGCAGAAAGAGGAATCGATGTTTCTGGGACGCTCCTTTGGGGGCAGGCGTGATGTCAGTAGTGAAATGGCGCTGGAAATCGATCTGGAGATCAAGCGTCTTGTTACAGAAAGTTACGAGAGGGCCAAGCAAGTCCTCACCGAACAGATGGTGAGCTTGAAGGCGCTGGCGGCAGCACTCTTGGAAAAAGAGTCGCTGGATGGGTCGGAAATCGACCGGATTATTCTACAGTCTTCTCCAGTCGCTTCTGCCTAA
- a CDS encoding response regulator transcription factor, translating to MSKPRVLLADDHALVLEGFKKLLEEHCQVVGAVEDGRSLLDAAKRLRPDIVVMDISMPQLNGLDAARRLRKIVPQARLIFVTVHADPDYVNQAFKAGASAYLLKRSAGSELSQAIDAVKKGNYYVTSLIAKDLVQSAISETEPDSGSQDRLPARQREILQLVAEGLTLKEIASTLGLSPKTVEYHKAKLMEQLRLHTTAELTKYALAHGLTPSSE from the coding sequence ATGAGCAAGCCTCGTGTCCTCTTGGCGGATGATCATGCATTAGTATTGGAAGGATTCAAAAAGCTGCTGGAAGAGCATTGTCAGGTCGTGGGCGCCGTAGAAGACGGTCGGTCTCTGCTGGATGCGGCGAAACGGTTGCGGCCGGATATCGTGGTGATGGATATTTCGATGCCGCAACTGAACGGTCTCGATGCGGCGCGCCGCTTGCGAAAAATAGTTCCCCAGGCTCGATTGATTTTTGTGACTGTCCATGCTGATCCGGACTATGTCAATCAAGCCTTCAAGGCCGGGGCATCAGCCTACCTGCTGAAACGGTCGGCTGGGTCCGAGCTGTCACAGGCGATAGATGCGGTGAAGAAGGGCAATTATTACGTCACTTCTTTGATTGCAAAGGATCTTGTTCAATCCGCAATTTCCGAAACGGAGCCGGATAGTGGCAGTCAGGATCGCTTGCCGGCGCGCCAGCGGGAAATCTTACAGCTAGTGGCCGAAGGCCTGACTCTGAAAGAAATCGCTTCAACGCTCGGTCTCTCTCCGAAGACGGTCGAATATCACAAGGCAAAGCTGATGGAGCAGCTTCGCCTCCATACGACGGCTGAACTGACAAAGTACGCGCTGGCCCACGGTCTCACCCCTTCATCCGAATAG
- the uca gene encoding urea carboxylase, whose amino-acid sequence MFEKVLIANRGTIACRIIRTLRRIGVESVAVYTDADLLSRHVVEADEAHWIGSGVAADSYLRADKILDVARRTGAQAIHPGYGFLSEQAHFAEQCAGQGISFIGPSPEQMRAFGLKHTARALAMQNQVPLLPGTGLLDSIDHAVSEAAKIGYPVMLKSTAGGGGIGMRLCRNKEELNEAYESVKYLAQNNFKDAGLFLEKYVEDARHIEVQIFGDGKGKVIALGERDCSVQRRNQKVIEETPAPNLTPPLRQALLDAAARLGKAVNYQSAGTVEYIVDASSSEFYFLEVNTRLQVEHGVTEEVTGIDLVEWMVRQAAGNLPPLDSLNIQPRGVAIQARVYAESPAKDFQPSCGTLTAADFPSEARVETWVERGVEVSPYYDPMLAKIIIREPEREQAIASLTTALHKTALHGIETNLNYLKQVLHGAAFRSGRYTTGVLKGFGYHAETIEVLTPGMQTTVQDYPGRLGYWQVGVPPSGPMDDLAFRLANRLVNNRQDEAGLEITVIGPTLRFNCDSVIAATGASIEMHLDGKPLAQWQSHAVKAGALLQFGRISNHGCRAYLAVQGGFQVPAYLGSKATFTLGQFGGHAGRVLRSGDLLHIAATHDHTPHTLPQELIPNYTDNWQIRVLYGPHGAPEFFSDDDIRMFFETEWAIHHNSSRTGVRLIGPKPEWSRHDGGEAGLHPSNIHDNAYALGAVIFTGDMPVILGPDGPSLGGFVCPASIVRADLWKIGQLKPGDHVRFCRISAEHALALDHSQGVMIQSLRQPDITPKPSEADLLDQPILDHIPEGPRHMQVVYRQSGDENLLIEYGPPILDLNLRFHAHALMEWLQQTIDREHLKGIVDLTPGIRSLQIHFQPRVLPRARLLNILVGAEKNLPPVDEMEVPTRIVHLPLSWDDEATQVAIDKYMQSVRNDAPWCPSNIEFIRRINGLDSVEDVQRIVFEASYLVLGLGDVYLGAPVATPLDPRHRLVTTKYNPARTWTPENAVGIGGAYLCIYGMEGPGGYQFVGRTVQMWNRYRQTADFKQGNPWLLRFFDQIRFYPVSGSELHELRKDFTAGRFKLKVEETTFSLKQYNTFLQQNAASISAFKTKQQAAFEAERERWRNSGQAEYISDTDSGPAEPSAEIDLPEGAHAITAHVTGTVWKLLVASGQRVTAGSPVVILESMKMELTVQSPVNGTVQQLYCQEREHVPAGKLLLVIQEE is encoded by the coding sequence ATGTTTGAGAAGGTACTGATTGCCAACCGCGGCACCATTGCTTGCCGTATCATCCGTACCCTGCGCCGTATCGGGGTGGAAAGCGTCGCTGTGTATACAGACGCCGATCTCTTGTCTCGGCACGTGGTAGAGGCTGATGAAGCTCATTGGATCGGCAGCGGAGTCGCAGCGGACAGCTATCTCCGCGCCGACAAGATTTTGGATGTTGCCAGACGAACCGGCGCACAGGCCATTCATCCCGGCTATGGTTTTCTCAGCGAGCAGGCACATTTCGCCGAGCAGTGCGCAGGCCAAGGCATTTCCTTTATCGGCCCCAGCCCGGAGCAGATGCGCGCCTTCGGTCTCAAACACACGGCGCGCGCCCTGGCTATGCAGAATCAAGTTCCGCTGCTTCCGGGGACCGGTCTGCTGGATAGCATCGACCACGCCGTATCCGAGGCGGCAAAGATCGGTTATCCCGTCATGCTGAAAAGCACAGCCGGCGGCGGCGGGATCGGCATGCGTCTGTGCCGGAACAAAGAGGAACTGAACGAGGCGTACGAGTCGGTGAAATACCTGGCACAGAACAACTTTAAGGATGCCGGCTTGTTTCTCGAAAAATACGTCGAAGACGCCCGCCACATTGAGGTTCAGATTTTCGGCGACGGGAAGGGCAAAGTGATCGCGCTAGGGGAACGTGACTGCTCAGTCCAACGGCGCAACCAGAAGGTCATAGAAGAGACCCCCGCTCCTAATCTGACTCCGCCCTTGCGCCAAGCCCTGCTGGACGCGGCCGCGCGCCTGGGGAAAGCGGTCAATTATCAGTCGGCCGGCACGGTGGAATACATTGTCGATGCCTCCAGCAGCGAGTTCTATTTCCTCGAGGTCAACACGCGTCTGCAGGTCGAGCACGGTGTGACCGAAGAAGTGACCGGCATTGATCTGGTGGAATGGATGGTACGGCAGGCTGCCGGGAATCTCCCACCGCTGGATTCACTCAACATCCAACCGCGAGGGGTCGCCATTCAAGCACGGGTGTACGCCGAGAGTCCGGCGAAAGATTTTCAACCGTCCTGCGGCACACTCACGGCCGCAGACTTTCCATCGGAAGCACGTGTCGAGACCTGGGTGGAGCGTGGTGTCGAAGTCTCTCCGTACTATGACCCGATGCTGGCCAAGATTATCATCCGTGAGCCGGAGCGTGAACAAGCCATTGCAAGCCTGACGACAGCCCTCCATAAGACCGCCCTGCACGGCATTGAAACGAATTTGAATTATCTCAAGCAAGTCTTACACGGTGCAGCGTTCCGTAGCGGTCGGTACACGACGGGCGTGCTCAAAGGATTTGGATACCACGCAGAGACCATCGAGGTGCTCACCCCTGGAATGCAGACGACGGTGCAGGACTATCCAGGACGTCTGGGGTATTGGCAAGTCGGCGTGCCGCCGTCAGGCCCGATGGATGATCTGGCATTCCGTCTGGCCAATCGCCTGGTCAACAACCGACAGGATGAGGCCGGACTCGAGATCACTGTTATCGGCCCGACCCTTCGTTTCAACTGCGACAGCGTCATTGCCGCAACCGGCGCATCGATCGAGATGCATCTGGACGGCAAACCATTGGCGCAATGGCAATCGCATGCGGTCAAAGCAGGGGCATTGCTGCAGTTCGGGCGAATCAGCAATCACGGCTGCCGGGCTTATCTGGCCGTGCAAGGCGGCTTTCAGGTGCCTGCCTATCTTGGCAGCAAGGCCACCTTCACCCTCGGCCAGTTCGGTGGACATGCCGGACGCGTTCTGCGCAGTGGCGACCTACTGCACATTGCGGCCACGCACGACCACACCCCCCACACTCTGCCGCAGGAATTGATTCCGAACTATACCGATAACTGGCAAATCCGCGTGCTGTACGGCCCACACGGAGCGCCGGAGTTTTTCTCTGATGACGATATCCGCATGTTTTTTGAGACCGAGTGGGCAATCCACCACAACTCCAGCCGCACCGGCGTACGTCTGATCGGTCCCAAGCCCGAATGGTCGCGCCACGACGGAGGCGAAGCAGGTCTACACCCATCCAATATCCACGACAATGCCTATGCCCTTGGCGCGGTGATTTTCACCGGCGATATGCCGGTGATATTGGGACCTGATGGTCCCAGTCTCGGCGGTTTCGTCTGCCCCGCCTCGATCGTCCGCGCCGATCTCTGGAAGATAGGTCAGCTCAAGCCGGGTGATCACGTACGCTTCTGCCGGATTTCAGCAGAACACGCATTGGCGCTTGATCACTCACAGGGCGTAATGATCCAAAGTCTTCGGCAGCCAGACATCACCCCGAAGCCATCCGAAGCCGACCTGCTGGACCAGCCTATTTTGGATCATATTCCTGAAGGTCCTCGGCACATGCAGGTCGTGTATCGCCAGTCCGGGGACGAAAATCTGTTGATCGAGTATGGGCCGCCGATACTCGACCTCAATCTTCGCTTTCATGCGCACGCCCTGATGGAATGGCTCCAACAAACAATCGACAGGGAGCATCTGAAAGGAATCGTGGATCTGACGCCCGGCATCCGGTCTCTGCAGATTCATTTTCAGCCGCGAGTATTGCCTCGTGCCAGATTGCTCAACATCCTCGTGGGTGCCGAGAAGAATCTCCCCCCTGTCGATGAAATGGAGGTGCCGACGCGCATCGTGCATCTTCCGCTTTCATGGGACGATGAGGCCACACAGGTCGCCATCGACAAATATATGCAGTCCGTACGCAACGATGCGCCGTGGTGTCCGAGCAATATCGAGTTTATCCGTCGTATCAACGGGCTGGACAGCGTCGAAGACGTGCAACGTATCGTATTTGAGGCAAGCTATCTGGTATTGGGGCTGGGGGACGTATATCTGGGTGCGCCGGTCGCGACTCCGCTGGATCCCCGCCACCGCCTTGTGACCACGAAGTATAACCCGGCGCGCACCTGGACTCCTGAGAACGCGGTGGGAATAGGTGGCGCGTACCTGTGCATCTACGGCATGGAAGGCCCCGGCGGATATCAGTTCGTCGGACGCACCGTGCAAATGTGGAATCGCTATCGCCAAACCGCCGATTTCAAGCAGGGCAACCCGTGGCTGCTGCGCTTTTTCGATCAGATTCGCTTCTATCCTGTGAGCGGGAGCGAACTGCACGAGCTGCGCAAGGACTTCACAGCTGGACGATTTAAGTTGAAGGTAGAAGAAACGACCTTCAGCCTGAAACAGTACAATACGTTCCTGCAACAGAATGCCGCCTCGATCAGCGCGTTCAAAACCAAGCAGCAAGCTGCATTTGAAGCCGAGCGGGAGCGCTGGAGGAACAGTGGTCAGGCGGAGTACATCAGTGACACCGACTCCGGCCCGGCAGAACCATCAGCTGAGATCGATCTTCCCGAAGGGGCTCACGCCATCACTGCGCACGTAACGGGTACTGTGTGGAAATTGCTCGTGGCGAGCGGACAGCGCGTCACTGCGGGAAGCCCGGTAGTTATTCTTGAATCGATGAAAATGGAGCTCACGGTCCAATCTCCGGTGAATGGGACTGTGCAACAGCTATATTGCCAGGAGCGAGAGCATGTTCCCGCCGGAAAGCTGTTGCTCGTGATTCAGGAAGAGTGA
- a CDS encoding urea carboxylase-associated family protein, with the protein MSVHNLIESRLDPEHAVVDEICPAGEPWVKLVKKGATFRIVDLEGNQAVDTLFFNPAHTPERYSATDTISRQRSLYLTTGTKLYSNFGNVMLTIVADTCGRHDTLGGACASESNRVRYALDKHAMHSCRDSFLHALAHDPLCEQLGLTKRDLPSNINFFMNVPVTDAGGLEFVDGVSAPGKYVEMCAEMDVVVMISNCPQLNNPCNAFNPTPIRLLVWEAAGKGIAHV; encoded by the coding sequence ATGAGCGTGCACAACCTGATCGAAAGCCGGCTTGATCCAGAGCATGCCGTCGTCGATGAGATCTGCCCCGCAGGCGAACCGTGGGTCAAGCTGGTAAAAAAAGGAGCGACGTTTCGCATTGTCGATCTGGAAGGAAACCAGGCGGTCGATACCCTGTTCTTCAACCCGGCTCATACACCGGAACGCTATAGCGCCACCGACACGATCAGCCGGCAAAGAAGCCTGTATTTGACTACCGGCACCAAGCTCTATTCCAATTTCGGCAACGTCATGCTCACGATCGTCGCCGACACGTGCGGGCGTCATGATACGCTGGGCGGGGCCTGCGCGTCGGAAAGCAACAGAGTTCGTTATGCACTGGACAAGCATGCGATGCATAGCTGCCGAGATAGTTTTCTCCATGCCTTGGCACACGATCCGCTTTGTGAACAACTCGGCCTAACCAAACGCGATCTCCCCAGCAATATCAACTTTTTCATGAACGTTCCGGTGACGGACGCCGGCGGGCTTGAATTTGTCGACGGAGTATCGGCGCCCGGCAAATATGTCGAAATGTGCGCTGAAATGGACGTCGTCGTGATGATCTCGAATTGCCCGCAGCTCAATAACCCCTGTAATGCCTTCAATCCCACGCCGATTCGCTTGTTGGTATGGGAGGCGGCCGGAAAAGGGATTGCGCATGTTTGA
- a CDS encoding DUF2254 domain-containing protein — MSVRIRRRILWDHLRSALWVMPTVSVVIFLVAGAVLSHVSIGDDSPLRWLVFQGRPEDARQMLIVVSSTMITVTGLVFALTIIALQIASGQYSPRLLRNFMRDRGTQFVLSVFVGAFAYSTAGLHTVGVQNPDEAAFMPRLAVSGSLGLALASLGVLIYFIHHLSSSIQIDTIMKMIVRETLEVIDDLCPDQIGNPESEERCPDPPAWAIPLPSHCSGYIQEVSPQALVHTATEKDLIIRLVKSVGHHVIAGTPIAWAWHPSADHPSPDPELERAIRDSVQIGFERTMLQDIPFGIRRLVDIGNRALSSAINDPYTATQAVHHLSEVLCVLARRRLGDGLYRDEQGTVRVAIPFPGFADYLQLSTGQIRRFGAKEPTVVRSLIQLLKNVCTSTASQDRRAAAARHIRLVLEEAKREIKQSADVESLLAYGDEVLRALAAGHPESARSSIHDSIL, encoded by the coding sequence ATGAGCGTGCGTATTCGCCGTCGGATTTTGTGGGATCACCTTCGCAGCGCACTCTGGGTCATGCCGACCGTGTCCGTCGTGATTTTTCTGGTTGCGGGAGCGGTGTTGTCTCATGTGTCCATCGGCGACGATTCCCCTTTACGATGGCTGGTCTTCCAGGGTAGGCCTGAAGACGCCCGGCAAATGCTGATCGTCGTGTCGTCCACGATGATCACGGTGACCGGGCTGGTGTTTGCGCTGACGATCATCGCGTTGCAGATCGCCTCGGGGCAGTATTCCCCCCGGTTGCTTCGAAATTTCATGCGCGACCGCGGGACGCAATTCGTCCTGAGCGTCTTCGTGGGGGCCTTCGCCTACAGCACGGCAGGGCTGCATACCGTCGGGGTCCAGAATCCCGACGAGGCGGCGTTCATGCCCCGGCTGGCCGTCTCCGGATCGCTTGGACTTGCATTGGCAAGCTTGGGCGTACTGATCTACTTCATCCATCATCTTTCCTCGTCAATTCAAATCGACACAATCATGAAGATGATCGTGCGCGAGACCTTGGAGGTCATCGACGACCTCTGCCCTGACCAGATCGGCAATCCGGAATCCGAGGAGCGCTGCCCGGATCCACCCGCCTGGGCCATTCCCCTGCCGTCCCACTGCTCCGGATACATTCAAGAGGTCAGCCCTCAAGCGCTCGTCCACACTGCAACGGAGAAGGACCTGATTATTCGGCTTGTCAAATCGGTGGGGCATCACGTGATCGCCGGGACGCCGATTGCTTGGGCTTGGCACCCATCGGCCGATCATCCGTCGCCCGATCCCGAACTTGAAAGGGCCATCCGCGACTCGGTCCAGATCGGGTTCGAGCGGACGATGCTGCAAGATATTCCCTTCGGCATCCGCCGCTTGGTCGATATCGGCAACAGAGCATTGTCCTCGGCAATCAACGACCCCTACACAGCGACCCAGGCCGTGCACCACTTGTCGGAGGTCCTCTGCGTTCTGGCTCGACGACGGTTGGGCGACGGGCTGTACCGTGACGAACAGGGCACGGTGCGCGTGGCGATTCCGTTCCCGGGCTTTGCGGATTACCTGCAGCTCAGCACCGGACAAATCCGTCGGTTCGGGGCGAAGGAGCCGACCGTCGTGCGAAGCCTGATCCAGCTTCTCAAGAACGTGTGTACCAGCACCGCGAGCCAGGATCGGCGCGCAGCCGCCGCCAGACACATCCGGTTGGTGTTGGAAGAAGCCAAGCGTGAGATCAAACAGTCGGCCGACGTGGAGAGCTTGCTGGCGTATGGGGATGAGGTTCTTCGCGCGCTCGCCGCAGGCCATCCAGAGTCAGCCCGCAGCTCCATACACGATTCGATTCTGTAG